One stretch of Desulfocurvus vexinensis DSM 17965 DNA includes these proteins:
- a CDS encoding glycosyltransferase family 4 protein: protein MKVVHLCMQHYGGAGTSAQRLHAGLLAEGVDSTMLVLKRRGDDASIRLLPGPGGQAPAATPGGETIAPGWTAASRRWQELLGPYPNRSADLELFSDPWADTPLDAVAAVGEADVLNLHWVAGMVDFARDVPLLASRPVVWTLHDMNPFTGGCHYSVGCQRWREACGACPLLGSADEADASRRFFETRRAAYAGLDLTVVTPSRWLGDCAGASALLGRFPVRVIPYGLPVDVFRPYSREAVRRELGVPEGARVVLFGAAGVHNRRKGLRFLVRALELLAADGRTPPVVLAMFGEFGGQAPRLPFPVLPAGYVTDETQLALLYSMADVYVLPSLEDNLPNVVLEALACGTPVVGFDTGGIPDMVEHKRTGWLVPPGDAAGLADGIRWALGGPAGPGRARLCRSVALERYPLAAQARAYVNLYAELLARRAGRRG, encoded by the coding sequence GTGAAAGTCGTGCATCTGTGCATGCAGCATTACGGCGGCGCGGGCACCAGCGCCCAGCGCCTGCACGCGGGCCTGCTGGCCGAGGGCGTGGACAGCACCATGCTCGTGCTCAAGCGGCGCGGCGACGACGCCAGCATCCGCCTGCTGCCGGGCCCCGGCGGCCAGGCCCCGGCGGCCACCCCCGGCGGCGAGACCATCGCCCCGGGCTGGACGGCGGCCTCGCGCCGCTGGCAGGAACTGCTCGGGCCGTACCCCAACCGCTCGGCGGACCTGGAGCTGTTCAGCGACCCCTGGGCGGACACGCCCCTGGACGCCGTGGCCGCCGTGGGCGAGGCCGACGTGCTCAACCTGCACTGGGTGGCGGGTATGGTGGACTTCGCGCGCGATGTGCCGCTGCTGGCCTCTAGGCCCGTGGTCTGGACGCTGCACGACATGAACCCCTTCACCGGCGGCTGCCACTACAGCGTGGGCTGCCAGCGCTGGCGCGAGGCCTGCGGGGCCTGCCCGCTGCTGGGCTCGGCGGACGAGGCCGACGCCTCGCGCCGCTTTTTCGAGACCCGCCGCGCGGCCTACGCGGGGCTGGACCTGACGGTGGTCACCCCCAGCCGCTGGCTGGGCGATTGCGCCGGGGCCAGCGCGCTGCTGGGCCGGTTCCCCGTGCGGGTCATCCCCTACGGGCTGCCGGTGGACGTGTTCCGCCCCTACAGCCGCGAGGCCGTGCGCCGCGAGCTGGGCGTGCCCGAGGGCGCGCGGGTGGTGCTGTTCGGCGCGGCGGGGGTCCACAACCGGCGCAAGGGGCTGCGCTTTCTGGTGCGCGCCCTGGAGCTGCTGGCTGCGGACGGGCGCACGCCCCCGGTGGTGCTGGCCATGTTCGGCGAATTCGGCGGCCAGGCCCCGCGCCTGCCGTTCCCCGTGCTCCCGGCGGGCTACGTCACCGACGAGACGCAGCTGGCCCTGCTGTATTCCATGGCCGACGTGTACGTGCTGCCCTCCCTGGAGGACAACCTGCCCAACGTGGTGCTGGAGGCCCTGGCCTGCGGCACGCCGGTGGTGGGCTTTGACACCGGGGGCATCCCCGACATGGTCGAGCACAAGCGCACCGGCTGGCTCGTGCCCCCGGGCGACGCCGCCGGGCTGGCCGACGGCATCCGCTGGGCCCTGGGCGGGCCTGCCGGGCCGGGCCGTGCCCGGCTGTGCCGCAGCGTGGCCCTGGAGCGCTACCCCCTGGCCGCGCAGGCCCGGGCCTACGTGAACCTGTATGCGGAGCTGCTCGCGCGCCGCGCGGGCCGGAGGGGGTGA
- a CDS encoding glycosyltransferase family protein, producing MNEQFLRRPLRIPLDSLTDGLARAVALFRHGREIQAFDLFEQLLETWPQAHVEILALCHDCYQALPGRDRYTLYQRRHFRFPVAEGDRVLDVGSGNVPFPLATDLADLDPDDDAVGRAGQPFKALEGRRVHRCAVENLPFADREFDFVSCCHVLEHSADPARACEELMRVAPRGYVETPSPGKDMFLNTAEVSNHLWQVRLWNGALVFEEYDAETRRGLKSPVLLDMHTAPSTLREKAFSALMLLRASVVNTMLLWEGRFDYEVRWRRNWAVGLGPQAPEQAPDAGRLEAVEPRPAVARPLRLMQVHTFYPQSIQGVYERMPRLAGARYEAQVQALVDDGFSGVHMVAPHLGPQGYEARLVVANNPHAQRRWMADRGLPLPQGEWVRAIARRQIEEFAPDVLYCSDSITFDGPFVRSLALRPALTLGWRAADIPPGTDWRGIDVLLSSMGPLREFALRIGAGAAEAFSPGVPEALARAAEGVEPDCDVVFSGQFTPGQHRRRGRYLEALARAAGRPEGGFSCGLYLSGQTRGLPEHLARWQRPPVYGVAMHRALRSGRIAFDARATHVGHDPQTGMAVDIGGRDTANMRLFEATGAGVFVLTEAMDNLAEFFTPGLEIETYSSARELLDKVRHYLAHPGEREAIAARGRQRCLRDHSMRRKAVLFDAIVRRHLARERGGQGRSAPQASPAGQEVAP from the coding sequence ATGAATGAACAATTCCTGAGGCGGCCCCTGCGCATCCCCCTGGACAGCCTGACCGACGGCCTGGCCCGGGCGGTGGCACTTTTCCGACACGGGCGCGAGATCCAGGCCTTCGACCTCTTCGAGCAGTTGCTGGAAACCTGGCCCCAGGCCCATGTGGAAATCCTGGCCCTGTGCCACGACTGCTACCAGGCCCTGCCCGGGCGCGACCGCTACACCCTCTACCAGCGGCGGCATTTCCGCTTCCCGGTGGCCGAGGGCGACCGGGTGCTGGACGTGGGCAGCGGCAACGTGCCCTTTCCCCTGGCCACGGACCTGGCCGACCTCGACCCCGACGACGACGCCGTGGGCCGGGCCGGGCAGCCCTTCAAGGCGCTGGAAGGCCGCCGGGTCCACCGCTGCGCCGTGGAAAACCTGCCCTTTGCCGACCGGGAGTTCGATTTCGTCTCCTGCTGTCATGTGCTGGAGCACAGCGCCGACCCGGCCCGGGCCTGCGAGGAGCTGATGCGCGTGGCGCCCCGGGGCTACGTGGAGACGCCCTCGCCGGGCAAGGACATGTTCCTGAACACCGCCGAGGTCTCCAACCACCTGTGGCAGGTGCGGCTGTGGAACGGCGCGCTGGTCTTCGAGGAATACGACGCCGAGACGCGCCGGGGCCTGAAGTCCCCGGTGCTGCTGGACATGCACACCGCCCCGTCCACCCTGCGCGAGAAGGCGTTTTCGGCGCTCATGCTGCTGCGGGCCTCGGTGGTCAACACCATGCTGCTGTGGGAGGGCCGCTTCGATTACGAGGTGCGCTGGCGGCGCAACTGGGCCGTGGGCCTGGGCCCGCAGGCCCCGGAGCAGGCCCCGGACGCCGGGCGCCTGGAGGCCGTGGAGCCCCGGCCCGCCGTCGCCCGGCCCCTGCGGCTCATGCAGGTGCACACCTTCTACCCCCAGAGCATCCAGGGCGTGTACGAGCGCATGCCCCGCCTGGCCGGGGCGCGCTACGAGGCCCAGGTCCAGGCCTTGGTGGACGACGGCTTCAGCGGCGTGCACATGGTCGCCCCGCACCTGGGGCCCCAGGGCTACGAAGCCCGGCTCGTTGTGGCCAACAACCCCCACGCCCAGCGGCGCTGGATGGCCGACCGCGGCCTGCCCCTGCCCCAGGGCGAGTGGGTGCGCGCCATCGCCCGCAGGCAGATCGAGGAATTCGCGCCCGACGTGCTCTATTGCAGCGATTCCATCACCTTCGACGGGCCCTTCGTGCGTTCCCTGGCCCTGCGCCCGGCCCTGACCCTGGGCTGGCGCGCGGCGGACATCCCGCCCGGAACGGACTGGCGCGGCATCGACGTGCTGCTCTCGTCCATGGGCCCGCTGCGCGAGTTCGCCCTGCGCATCGGCGCCGGGGCGGCGGAGGCCTTCTCGCCGGGCGTGCCCGAGGCCCTGGCCCGCGCCGCCGAGGGCGTGGAGCCCGACTGCGACGTGGTCTTCTCCGGCCAGTTCACCCCCGGGCAGCACCGCAGGCGCGGGCGCTACCTGGAGGCCCTGGCCCGCGCCGCCGGGCGCCCCGAGGGCGGCTTCTCCTGCGGGCTGTACCTCTCGGGCCAGACCCGGGGCCTGCCCGAACACCTGGCGCGCTGGCAGCGGCCCCCGGTCTACGGCGTGGCCATGCACCGCGCCCTGCGCAGCGGGCGTATCGCCTTCGACGCCCGGGCCACCCACGTCGGCCATGACCCACAGACCGGCATGGCCGTGGACATCGGCGGGCGCGACACGGCCAACATGCGCCTGTTCGAGGCCACGGGCGCCGGGGTCTTCGTGCTCACCGAGGCCATGGACAACCTTGCGGAATTCTTCACTCCCGGCCTGGAGATCGAGACCTATTCCAGCGCCCGCGAGCTGCTGGACAAGGTCCGCCACTACCTAGCCCACCCCGGGGAGCGCGAGGCCATCGCCGCCCGGGGCCGCCAGCGCTGCCTGCGCGACCACTCCATGCGCCGCAAGGCCGTGCTCTTCGACGCCATCGTGCGCCGCCATCTGGCCCGCGAGCGTGGTGGCCAGGGCCGGAGCGCCCCGCAGGCCAGCCCCGCCGGGCAGGAGGTCGCGCCATGA
- the galE gene encoding UDP-glucose 4-epimerase GalE, whose product MPGHVLVTGGAGYIGSHTCKALAGAGYTPVTVDNMVYGHPWAVQWGPLVEGDIRDADLLDSVFALFRPVAVLHFAAFAYVGESVADPGKYYATNVGGTIALLEAMRRAGCATVVFSSTCATYGEPVTPGAPMDEAHPQAPVNPYGRSKLMIETILADYGAAYGLRHMSLRYFNAAGADPDGELGEDHDPETHLVPLAIGAALGTRGPLRVFGTDYPTPDGTCVRDYVHVTDLARAHVLALGHLEGGGAPGMLNLGTGRGNSVREVLGAVERAAGRPVPWEAAARRAGDPGALVAAAGRARAVLGWTPQLTDIDTIVGTAWRWHATRA is encoded by the coding sequence ATGCCCGGGCATGTCCTGGTTACCGGCGGGGCCGGATACATCGGCAGCCACACCTGCAAGGCCCTGGCCGGGGCCGGATACACGCCCGTGACCGTGGACAACATGGTCTACGGCCACCCCTGGGCCGTGCAGTGGGGCCCGTTGGTGGAGGGCGACATCCGCGACGCGGACCTGCTGGATTCGGTGTTCGCGTTGTTCCGGCCCGTGGCCGTGCTGCATTTCGCGGCCTTCGCCTATGTGGGCGAGAGCGTGGCCGACCCCGGCAAGTACTACGCCACCAACGTGGGCGGGACCATCGCCCTGCTGGAGGCCATGCGCCGCGCCGGGTGCGCCACGGTGGTCTTTTCCAGCACCTGCGCCACCTACGGCGAGCCCGTGACCCCCGGCGCGCCCATGGACGAGGCCCACCCCCAGGCCCCGGTGAACCCCTACGGGCGCTCCAAGCTGATGATCGAGACCATCCTGGCCGACTACGGCGCGGCCTACGGGCTGCGGCACATGAGCCTGCGCTATTTCAACGCCGCCGGGGCCGACCCCGACGGCGAGCTGGGCGAGGACCACGACCCCGAGACGCACCTCGTGCCGCTGGCCATCGGCGCGGCCCTGGGTACGCGCGGGCCGCTGCGGGTCTTCGGCACCGACTATCCGACCCCCGACGGCACCTGCGTGCGCGACTACGTGCACGTCACCGACCTGGCCCGGGCCCATGTGCTGGCCCTGGGGCATCTGGAAGGCGGCGGCGCGCCGGGGATGCTCAACCTGGGCACCGGGCGCGGCAACTCCGTGCGCGAGGTGCTGGGCGCCGTGGAGCGTGCCGCGGGCCGCCCCGTGCCCTGGGAGGCCGCCGCGCGCCGCGCGGGCGACCCCGGGGCCCTGGTGGCCGCCGCCGGGCGCGCCCGCGCGGTGCTCGGCTGGACCCCGCAGCTCACGGACATCGACACCATCGTGGGCACGGCCTGGCGCTGGCACGCCACCCGGGCCTGA
- a CDS encoding isoamylase early set domain-containing protein, whose translation MSLKKQYLKSKARAKVTFRLPREAAPDAENAALVGEFNDWNVYATQMKKLKNGDFTVTVELDSGRAYEYRYLIDEMRWENDWDADRYVRSVFGNCDNSVVDV comes from the coding sequence ATGAGCCTGAAGAAGCAGTACCTGAAGTCCAAGGCCCGGGCCAAGGTGACCTTCCGCCTGCCCCGGGAGGCCGCGCCCGATGCCGAAAATGCCGCCCTGGTCGGCGAGTTCAACGACTGGAACGTCTACGCCACCCAGATGAAGAAGCTCAAGAACGGCGACTTCACCGTCACCGTGGAGCTGGATTCCGGGCGCGCCTACGAGTACCGCTACCTGATCGACGAGATGCGCTGGGAGAACGACTGGGACGCCGACCGCTACGTGCGCAGCGTCTTCGGCAACTGCGACAACTCCGTGGTGGACGTGTAG
- a CDS encoding FkbM family methyltransferase, with the protein MSTAVSLDGSLREVLERLAPVLGGLPRRVPGRARIDGRELHYADLHSFYHQCVQILGRGYYDFRPAHDAPYILDCGAHIGIAALFFATRFPRAEVHAYEADPRIFAMLARNVASFGLGNVTPHHGALWTDDAGVRFAMTMDDSGHVGGAGPGAVAVPSVRLRDLIAARPPDLLKLDVEGAEYELLADCADVLGSVGRLVMEVHRFGHEAGALRDIFGVLDAAGLRYVLADLENASWLAPDERPPFPRLASDKFCFTVFAWRPGT; encoded by the coding sequence ATGAGCACCGCCGTTTCCCTGGACGGCAGCCTGCGCGAGGTGCTGGAACGGCTGGCCCCGGTGCTGGGCGGGCTGCCGCGCCGCGTGCCGGGCCGGGCGCGCATCGACGGGCGCGAGCTGCACTACGCCGACCTGCACAGCTTCTACCACCAGTGCGTGCAGATCCTCGGGCGCGGGTACTACGACTTCCGCCCCGCCCACGACGCACCGTACATCCTGGACTGCGGCGCGCACATCGGCATCGCCGCGCTGTTTTTCGCCACGCGCTTCCCCCGGGCCGAGGTCCACGCCTACGAGGCCGACCCGCGCATCTTCGCCATGCTGGCCAGGAACGTGGCCTCCTTCGGCCTGGGCAACGTCACCCCGCACCACGGCGCGCTGTGGACCGACGACGCGGGCGTGCGCTTCGCCATGACCATGGATGACTCCGGGCATGTGGGCGGGGCTGGGCCCGGCGCGGTGGCCGTGCCCAGCGTGCGCCTGCGTGACCTCATCGCCGCCCGCCCGCCGGACCTGCTCAAGCTCGACGTGGAGGGCGCGGAATACGAGCTGCTGGCCGATTGCGCCGATGTCCTCGGCTCCGTGGGGCGGCTGGTCATGGAGGTCCACCGCTTCGGGCACGAGGCGGGCGCCCTGCGCGACATCTTCGGCGTGCTGGACGCCGCGGGCCTGCGCTATGTGCTGGCCGACCTGGAGAACGCCTCCTGGCTGGCGCCGGACGAACGCCCGCCGTTCCCGCGCCTGGCCAGCGACAAATTCTGCTTCACCGTCTTTGCCTGGAGGCCCGGAACGTGA
- a CDS encoding NUDIX domain-containing protein → MAQEGPDVCPLCGGAAARRRNPLPTVDVVIHDPTRGVLLVERANPPHGWALPGGFVDLGESAPAAAVREAREETGLEVTLTGLLGVYSDPGRDPRGQTLSVVYTAQAADLTRLRAGDDAARARFWPLDGLPAPLAFDHGRILEDFASGLARLAVKPS, encoded by the coding sequence ATGGCCCAGGAAGGTCCTGACGTCTGCCCGCTGTGCGGCGGGGCCGCCGCCCGGCGGCGCAACCCGCTGCCCACGGTGGACGTGGTGATCCACGACCCCACGCGGGGGGTGCTGCTGGTGGAGCGGGCCAACCCGCCCCATGGCTGGGCCCTGCCCGGCGGGTTCGTGGACCTGGGCGAGAGCGCCCCGGCTGCCGCCGTGCGCGAGGCGCGCGAGGAAACCGGGCTCGAGGTGACGCTCACCGGGCTGCTCGGCGTGTATTCCGACCCCGGGCGCGACCCGCGCGGGCAGACCCTGAGCGTGGTCTATACGGCCCAGGCCGCCGACCTCACCCGGCTGCGCGCCGGGGACGACGCGGCGCGCGCCCGTTTCTGGCCCCTGGACGGCCTGCCCGCGCCCCTGGCTTTCGACCACGGGCGCATCCTGGAGGATTTCGCCTCCGGGCTGGCGCGCCTTGCCGTGAAACCGTCATGA
- the pdxA gene encoding 4-hydroxythreonine-4-phosphate dehydrogenase PdxA, translated as MTATTAAPAQAPATSATLAPGAPAAPSATPAPAAPATAHAPAPRATGAAPCAASSGGVAATASGAGAPLLLTLGDPNGLGPELVCRVLGAGAAPARPLVLIGPRQVLELHRARLGLPRFWAEADPAGPLAPGPGVWLRVPPGLETFTPRPGQAHPEGGRAAGLTLDAACDLLRAGAAPGLVTCPLHKAMLQEAGFDFPGHTEFLAERLGVGRDGVCMHLCGPRLRVSLATTHPPLAEVPRLLTRERILRCLELTWALMVRQGLAGAPLAVCGLNPHAGESGRIGTEDRDIIAPAVEAARARGIDAVGPLPGDTVFHFAAAGRYSAVLAMYHDQGLAPLKLLHFSEAVNVTLGLPVVRTSVDHGTGYDLTGRDVADTGSLRAALALAERLLA; from the coding sequence ATGACCGCCACCACCGCCGCGCCTGCCCAGGCTCCCGCGACCTCCGCGACCCTTGCGCCCGGCGCGCCTGCCGCGCCCTCTGCAACCCCTGCGCCTGCCGCGCCTGCCACGGCCCACGCGCCCGCGCCCCGGGCGACGGGGGCGGCTCCGTGTGCGGCGTCCTCGGGGGGCGTCGCCGCCACGGCCTCCGGCGCCGGGGCGCCCCTGCTGCTGACTCTGGGCGATCCCAACGGCCTGGGGCCGGAGCTGGTCTGCCGCGTGCTGGGGGCCGGGGCCGCCCCGGCGCGGCCCCTGGTGCTTATCGGCCCGCGCCAGGTCCTGGAGCTGCACCGCGCCCGCCTGGGCCTGCCGCGCTTCTGGGCCGAGGCCGACCCCGCCGGGCCCCTGGCGCCCGGGCCCGGGGTCTGGCTGCGCGTGCCCCCGGGGCTGGAAACCTTCACCCCCCGCCCGGGCCAGGCCCACCCCGAGGGCGGACGCGCCGCCGGGCTGACCCTGGACGCCGCCTGCGACCTGCTGCGCGCCGGGGCCGCCCCGGGGCTGGTCACCTGCCCGCTGCACAAGGCCATGCTCCAGGAGGCGGGCTTCGACTTCCCGGGGCACACCGAGTTCCTGGCCGAGCGCCTGGGCGTGGGCCGCGACGGGGTCTGCATGCACCTGTGCGGGCCCCGGCTGCGCGTCAGCCTGGCCACCACCCATCCGCCCCTGGCCGAGGTGCCGCGCCTGCTGACCCGGGAGCGCATCCTGCGCTGCCTGGAGCTGACCTGGGCGCTGATGGTCCGCCAGGGGCTTGCGGGCGCGCCGCTGGCCGTGTGCGGCCTCAACCCCCACGCCGGGGAGTCCGGGCGCATCGGCACCGAGGACCGCGACATCATCGCTCCGGCGGTGGAGGCGGCCCGGGCGCGCGGCATCGACGCCGTGGGCCCGCTGCCCGGGGACACGGTGTTCCATTTCGCCGCCGCCGGGCGCTACTCGGCGGTGCTGGCCATGTACCACGACCAGGGCCTGGCCCCGCTCAAGCTGCTGCATTTCAGCGAGGCCGTGAACGTGACCCTGGGCCTGCCCGTGGTGCGCACCAGCGTGGACCACGGCACGGGCTACGACCTCACGGGCCGCGATGTGGCCGACACGGGCAGCCTGCGCGCGGCCCTGGCCCTGGCCGAGCGCCTGCTGGCCTGA
- the glgA gene encoding glycogen synthase GlgA, producing MPSAPPVLLVTSEIYPFSKTGGLGDVLGALPAALARQGLNVAVVTPLYGRMSTGGHPIHLVRPGVPVGYPWAPITCDVYMANFQGVPVYFIDRAEFFDRRYYYCTHHGDYFDNCERFVFLARAALAWARRLETPPAVIHLHDWQTAVAAAFLHFARPKDPLLADTRCVLTIHNLAFQGRFASRLFETSGLPWEAWGMDGVEFYGDFNLLKAGIAYADCITTVSPGYAREIVTPEFGCGLEGILGRRKGCLHGILNGADYEVWDPGADRYLPMPYGPGSLAGKQVCKEHLIAAYDLDPALARRPILGFIGRLRRQKGIDLVLAAMDELMRLNVGLVVLGEGNLEFEARLADMAERYPGRVWAHIGYTEEMAHYIQAGTDIFLMPSRYEPCGLTQMYALRFGTPPVATAVGGLRDTIVPHPAPGATGFTFDAPDPARLVEAVGRAVAVWEDAPAWQALQERGMRTAFSWDDSAQGYLDVYRSLGAKI from the coding sequence ATGCCAAGCGCACCGCCCGTGTTGCTCGTTACCTCTGAAATATACCCCTTCTCCAAGACCGGGGGCCTTGGCGACGTGCTGGGCGCGCTGCCTGCGGCCCTGGCGCGCCAGGGCCTCAACGTGGCCGTGGTCACGCCGCTGTACGGGCGCATGTCCACGGGCGGGCACCCCATCCATCTGGTGCGCCCCGGCGTGCCCGTGGGCTATCCCTGGGCGCCCATCACCTGCGACGTGTACATGGCCAATTTCCAGGGCGTGCCCGTCTATTTCATCGACCGCGCCGAGTTCTTCGACCGCCGCTACTACTACTGCACGCACCACGGCGACTACTTCGACAACTGCGAGCGCTTCGTGTTCCTGGCGCGGGCGGCCCTGGCCTGGGCCCGCCGCCTGGAGACGCCCCCGGCGGTCATCCACCTGCACGACTGGCAGACCGCCGTGGCCGCCGCCTTCCTGCATTTCGCCCGGCCCAAGGACCCGCTGCTGGCCGACACCCGCTGCGTGCTGACCATCCACAACCTGGCCTTCCAGGGCCGCTTCGCCTCGCGGCTGTTCGAAACCAGCGGCCTGCCCTGGGAGGCCTGGGGCATGGACGGGGTGGAGTTCTACGGCGACTTCAACCTGCTCAAGGCGGGCATCGCCTACGCCGACTGCATCACCACCGTTAGCCCCGGCTACGCCCGCGAGATCGTCACCCCCGAGTTCGGCTGCGGGCTGGAAGGCATCCTGGGTCGCCGCAAGGGCTGCCTGCACGGCATCCTCAACGGCGCGGACTACGAGGTCTGGGACCCGGGGGCGGACCGCTACCTGCCCATGCCCTACGGCCCGGGCAGCCTGGCGGGCAAGCAGGTCTGCAAGGAGCACCTCATCGCCGCCTACGACCTGGACCCCGCCCTGGCCAGGCGCCCCATCCTGGGCTTCATCGGCCGCCTGCGCCGCCAGAAGGGCATCGACCTCGTGCTGGCGGCCATGGACGAGCTGATGCGCCTGAACGTCGGGCTGGTGGTGCTGGGCGAGGGCAACCTGGAGTTCGAGGCGCGTCTGGCGGACATGGCCGAGCGCTACCCGGGCCGCGTCTGGGCGCACATCGGCTACACCGAAGAGATGGCCCACTACATCCAGGCCGGAACGGACATCTTTCTCATGCCCTCGCGCTACGAGCCCTGCGGCCTGACCCAGATGTACGCCCTGCGCTTCGGCACGCCCCCGGTGGCCACTGCCGTGGGCGGGCTGCGCGACACCATCGTGCCCCATCCCGCGCCCGGGGCCACGGGCTTCACCTTCGACGCGCCCGACCCGGCGCGGCTGGTGGAGGCCGTGGGCCGGGCCGTGGCCGTGTGGGAGGACGCCCCCGCGTGGCAGGCCCTGCAGGAGCGCGGCATGCGCACGGCGTTTTCGTGGGACGATTCGGCCCAGGGATACCTGGATGTCTACCGCTCGCTGGGAGCGAAAATCTAG
- a CDS encoding L-threonylcarbamoyladenylate synthase — protein sequence MRPLEPGLERALEVIAAGGCLVYPTETLYALGGDGTSRAVAARVGRIKGRDPAKPLPLVICGPEQLPLVTARPTPEVFRLGELFWPGPLSVLVRAAPGLPPGVCDARGLTSVRVTSHPVAAQLCHQSGRPLVATSANLSGRPAAARQQELDPALVARVDCVVGLGPAPAGGAPSTVVEPLGGAALVVHRLGAVDLDALRRAGFDPRPAA from the coding sequence GTGCGCCCGCTAGAGCCCGGCCTGGAACGCGCCCTGGAGGTCATCGCCGCCGGGGGCTGTCTGGTCTATCCCACCGAAACGCTCTACGCCCTGGGCGGCGACGGCACGAGCCGGGCCGTGGCCGCGCGCGTGGGGCGCATCAAGGGCCGCGACCCGGCCAAGCCGCTGCCCCTGGTCATCTGCGGGCCCGAGCAGCTGCCCCTGGTCACGGCGCGGCCCACGCCCGAGGTCTTCCGTCTGGGCGAGCTGTTCTGGCCGGGGCCATTATCGGTGCTGGTGCGCGCGGCGCCCGGCCTGCCCCCGGGGGTGTGCGACGCGCGCGGGCTGACCTCGGTGCGGGTGACGTCGCACCCCGTGGCGGCCCAGTTGTGCCACCAGTCAGGGCGGCCCCTGGTGGCCACCAGCGCCAACCTGAGCGGCAGGCCCGCCGCAGCCCGGCAGCAGGAGCTGGACCCCGCCCTGGTCGCCCGGGTGGACTGCGTGGTCGGCCTGGGCCCGGCTCCGGCTGGCGGAGCGCCGTCCACGGTGGTCGAACCCCTGGGCGGGGCCGCGCTGGTGGTCCATCGCCTGGGTGCCGTGGACCTGGACGCCCTGCGCCGGGCGGGCTTCGACCCGCGCCCGGCAGCCTGA